The Malus domestica chromosome 13, GDT2T_hap1 genome includes a window with the following:
- the LOC139190805 gene encoding uncharacterized protein — translation MATESSFVQPAIPMFDGHYDHWSMLMENFLRSKQYWSLVETGIPAAVEGVDPTDAQKKTIEDQKLLKAKNYLFQAIDCSILKTILKKETTNDIWDSLKQKYQGTARVKCAQLQALRKEFEVLHMKVGESVNDYFAQTLTIANKMRVHGEIMGDVGVIEKILRSMTPKYDYVVCYIEEFNNLDALSIDEMQSSLLVHEQWMSGHTVDEQALKWECTKKDKDGKVNYADASEEMLLMAYVDVQETGSDELWFIDSGCSNHMSGKNELFSEFDGSFREYVKMGNNSSLDVLGKVNIRMLG, via the exons TACCAATGTTTGATGGACACTATGATCATTGGAGTATGCTCATGGAGAATTTCCTGCGTTCCAAGCAGTATTGGAGCCTGGTGGAGACTGGGATCCCTGCAGCAGTAGAAGGAGTGGATCCCACTGATGCACAGAAGAAGACGATCGAAGATCAAAAGTTGTTGAAGGCAAAGAACTATTTGTTTCAAGCTATTGATTGCTCCATCCTAAAGACGATTCTGAAGAAAGAAACTACGAATGACATTTGGGATTCATTGAAGCAGAAGTATCAGGGAACTGCACGAGTTAAGTGTGCACAGTTGCAAGCTCTTCGCAAAGAGTTTGAAGTGCTTCATATGAAGGTAGGCGAATCTGTGAACGATTATTTCGCACAGACCCTCACCATAGCCAACAAGATGAGGGTTCATGGAGAAATAATGGGGGATGTGGGGGTTATTGAGAAAATTCTGAGATCTATGACTCCAAAATATGACTATGTTGTATGCTATATTGAAGAGTTTAACAATCTGGATGCCCTGTCCATTGATGAGATGCAAAGTAGCTTGTTGGTTCATGAACAATGGATGAGTGGGCACACTGTGGATGAACAAGCACTGAAG TGGGAGTGTACCAAGAAAGACAAAGATGGAAAGGTCAATTACGCAGATGCAAGTGAAGAAATGCTATTGATGGCTTATGTGGATGTCCAGGAAACTGGCAGCGATGAACTTTGGTTTATTGACTCAGGTTGCAGCAACCATATGAGTGGGAAAAATGAGCTATTCTCAGAGTTTGATGGAAGCTTTAGAGAATACGTGAAGATGGGAAACAACTCAAGCCTTGATGTGCTGGGGAAAGTGAATATTCGAATGTTGGGTTAA